In Halanaerobium praevalens DSM 2228, the DNA window AATGACTTATAAATCAAAACGAGGTATGTTCGACTATTTTTTAGGTCTTTTAGAAGGTAGTTCTTCTTTTTTTAAAACTCCTATTGAAATTGAAGAAGTTAAAAGAGGTAAAACAAGTGATGGCAAAGAATTTTTAACCATACATATTAGTTTTGAAAAAGCATTTAGGAATAAAAAAAATTACTTATTTTCTAAAATTATAAGCCTTGGAATTTTTAAAAGCATTTCTGCTAAAATAGGTTTAAGTTCTTTTATTTTAAGTTTTATTTTGTTATCACTACCCCAATTTTCAGCAGGCTTAGTTCTAAATTTCAGTTCTGCTTTTATTTTATCTATTTTATTAACAATAACTACTAAATTTTTAATGGCTCCAGCTAGAGCTATTGAAGCAGAATTAACAAAAATTGAAACTCTTAATTTAGATGATGAAACACGACTTGCAACAAATGATGATTTTGAAAAATTATTTGAAAAATTACGTCAGATTAAAGCCAAATTGAGAAAAGATATTCTTTTCTTAAAAGGTGGTACTGATGATATGCATAATTTTACCGAAGACTTTGTTGATTTAGCTTCAGATATGGAAGAAGTTTCTGATGGGATTTCTAATATAGTAGATGAAGTAGCACAAGGAGCTCAGGCTCAGGCTCAAGAAACAGAAGAATCAGCCTATATAATAAATGATAATGTTGAACAAATAGAAAAATTAGCTGAAGCTGGTAAAAATAGTAGAGATAACTTAGAAAATGCAGTTGAAAATATCCGCTCTTCTACTCAGGCAGTTGTTAAGGTAAATAAAAGAATTGGTGGAGTTAAATCAGCTTTTGCTAATGTTAATAAACTAGGACAACAATTATCAGAAAAAATTGAAACAATTATGGGTATTGTTGATACAGTTGAGGATATAGCAGAACAAACAAATTTATTATCTTTAAATGCTTCTATAGAAGCAGCTCGTTCAGCTGAAAACGGACGTGGTTTTACTGTAGTTGCAGAAGAAGTTAGAGAATTAGCTGAAGAATCTCAAACAGCTGTAGAAACAATTAGAAAAAACTTAGGTGAATTTACTGAACATGTAGAAACATTAAGTTCTAGTATTAGTGAACAATATTCAAATCTTGAGCAAAGCAATGAAGCTTTAGCAAATGTTACTGAATCTAGTAATAATGCTACATCTGATATTGAAGCAGCTTCAAATCAAGTTGTAGAAATTGTTGATAGCTTAAATTCCGAAACCAAAAAAATAAGAAAAGTAATTGAAAACTTTAATAATCTAGCTGCAATTGCAGAAGAAAATTCTGCTTCAAGTGAAGAAATGAGTGCTAATGTAAATAATTATTCAGAAAAAATAAAAGAAATGACTGGCTATATAGAACAAATGGAAGATTTAACAGAAAATTTCAGTAAAAACTTAAAAGATTATAATGTTTAAAAATATGTTATTGTAAATCAAAAACTGCTCTGAATTACTACTGAACTAATTTAGTAGTAATTAAAGAGCAGTTTTTTACTTTATTTTATAATTTAAGCTTGATTTTTAATATTTGTTTCAATTACTTTTTTCCAAATTTTCATATTATCTAAAAGCCAAGCAGCTGAATCTATTTCTTGCTCTTTGTTTTTAAAATCAATTTTTAATAAATTTTGTTTTTTAGTTTTTCCTAAAAAAGAATTTACTATTTCTATATTCTCAATATCTTTAAGTGGGATAATCAGATTTTGTTTAGGCAACCATTTCAAAAAATGAATTTTATCAGGTGTCAAAAGTAATGATCCATTACCTCTAATTTGAGACTTAGTCGCTGATTTCTGTCCAAAAAAATTAACTTTTTTACTAAAATAAATAATCCTATCCTTATGATAATTACTAAAAAGTTCTTCTGCCCTTTTATTTTTTATAATAGTTGTTGTTTTTCTAATTATATAACAAAGGCTAGCTAAGAGAACAGGGAATAATAAAATAAATGTCTTAGAATTAAAATATTGCATAAATAAACCTCCCTAAAGAGCTAATATTAAATTTTTATGTATTTATATATATTGGTTCTATTTTTTGCCTTAATTTAGAAACAAGTTCTTTACTACCAGCTATTAATAATGGACTTTGCTCAATTTCTGTTTGATAAACTTCTCCACCAGCTTCTTTAATAATTAAAAGGCCAGCTGCATAATCCCACTCTTTCAGCTTAAATTCCCAAAATGCATCAATTCGACTACTGGCTACTGAACAAAGATCAAAAGCAGCACTTCCTGAACGTCTAATACCTCTTAGTTGAGGTAGAATAATATTTAGGGGAGCAAGATTATTAATTTTAGAATCATTTTTATCATATGGAAAGCCTGTAGCAATTAAAGCTGTTTCGAGTTCTGATTTCTGAGAAATATAAATTTTACTATCGCCCTTATATGCTCCTTTTCCCCTAATAGCATAATACATCTCATCTAATTCAGGTAGATAAATAACTCCCATCAAAGTCTTATTTTCTTTTTTTAAAGCAATAGATACAGCATAAATTGGATATGCATTTGCATAATTATTTGTACCATCTAAAGGGTCAATAACCCAAGTATAACTGCTTTTATTGTCTGTATAATGACTTTCTTCACCTAAAATATTATGTTGAGGAAATTTAGCTTTTATTTTTTCTCTAATTATTTTTTCACTTAATAAATCAATTTCAGTCACTAAATCTGTTTTTGTACTTTTAGTCTTAACTTTAAAATTCTTTTTTGCTAATTTTTCTTTTTGTAAATCACCAATTTCTCGAGCCCATTTTTTAACTAAGGCTGCTACCTCTTCTAAATTAATCAAATTAAAAGCACCTCCATGATTATTTTCAAGTATTAATTGCTTTTATTTTAACAAAGATAATAATAATTTACAATTGATATAACATTTCAAAATGAGGAATCTCGTCTTCTAAATAACGATCAGAAACAACCTCAAATCCAAGTTCTTGATAAAAATTAAGTATATATTCTTGAGCTGAAAGCCTAATTGCTTTTGTTTTTAAATTATTATCAATAAAATCTATAGCTGCTTTCATTATTTTTGAAGCAAGCCCCTCTCTTCTGTATTCTTTAGCCACTAAAACTCGACCAATGGCAGCTTCTTTATAACAAAAACCAGGTTTTATAATTCTCAAATAAGCGGCTATCTCTCCTTGAGCAACTAAAAATAAATGAAAAGAATTTTGATCTTTATTATCACAATCTTGATAAGGACAATCTTGTTCAATAACAAAAACCTCTATTCTAGCTTGGATTATTTGATAAAGCTCTTTAGTTGTTAATTGAGCAAATTCTTTAATATTTAATTTCATTTAACATACTCCTTTTTTGAAAATAATTAATTAAATTTTTCTGAAATATTTTTCAACATCAATGGCGTTTTGAGGTTTAGCAAAATAATATCCTTGATAATAGTGACATTTGTTTTGAATTAGAAAATCTAATTCTGCTTTAGTTTCTACTCCTTCCGCTACTACATTTAAATTTAAGTTATTACCCATCATGATAATAGTTTTAACTATATTTAAATTACTACTCTGGTGCACAAAAGACTTATCTATTTTTAATTTATTAAGAGCAAAGCGATTTAAATACTCCAAAGAAGAATAACCAGTACCAAAGTCATCAATAGAAATTTGAACCCCTAATTTTTGTAAATCATTTAAGACTTCAATAGTATATTCGATATCTTTAATAACTGTTCTTTCAGTTATCTCTAACTCTAAAGATTGAGCCTCTATTTGATATTCAAATAATAATTTTTTTATTTTTTTAACAAAATCCCCCTGCATAAATTGTTGAGGAGCAATATTTACAGCCATAATCAGATTATTATATCCTTTATCTTGCCAATTTTTAAGCTGGCTTATTGCTTCTTTTAAAACCCAATCTCCTAGTTTTAAGATCATTCCATTTTCTTCTGCTTGTGGAATAAATTTCCCAGGAGAAATCATACCTTCTTCTGGATGGTACCAGCGAATTAGTGCTTCTACTCCAATAACTTGATTATTTTCGCTTTTGAGCTGAGGTTGATAATAAAGTTCAAATTCATCTTTAGCTAAAGCTTGTCTTAATTTACTTTCTAAATCAAATTTACTTACAAGTTCTCCTTTCATATTCTGATTAAAAAATTTAATTTGATCTTTTTGATCAATAAAATAAACTGCTAATCTAGATTTCCGAATAAGCTCTAAATAATTATCCTCTTTTTTATTAATTCCTATTCCTATTTTTAATTTCAAATAAGTAAGGTTTCCATTTATTTCATAAGGTTTAGACAGCTTATTTAAAATATTTTTAGCATATTTTTTTATTTGTTCTTTATTTTTCTTTGTCACAAAATAAAATATAAATTCATCATTTTTACGAGCAATTGTTATTCTTTTATCTAAAATTTTGCTTAACCGCTGATACATTTCTTTTAAAATTTCATTTGCTTTTTGGTAACCATAACTGCTATTTATTAAGCTTAAATTAGCTATATCTAAAGTAAATAAATAAATTTTCTCTTCCTTTTTTAGATTATTTAAATTATCTTTTAAATTATTTTCCAAAAAATTCAAATTAGGTAAACCAGTTAAAGGATCATTATAACTTAGATTTTTAATCTTAGTTAACATCTGATTAAAACCTAAAACTACAGTTTCAAATTCATCTCCACTATTTAAATTTAATTTAAAATTTAATTGCCCATTTTCTACTCTTTTAAAGCCAGAAATAATTTTTTTGATATTTTTGTTTATTGATTGAGAAATATAAAAAATAATAGAACTAATAATGAGAGTGATAACTAAAAAACTAACTAAAAATAAATAGATTGTTTCATTTCGAGTAGTTGTTATTTTTGCTAATAAATTGTCTACAATATTAGAATAGCTACTTTCATAACCACCAGCTCCTATCAATAAATCTGTTCCCTCAATTTTTTTTAGGTAGCTATACTTTGTTTCTATTTTATCATTCACAGGATTATAATAAGGATATTTATATCTTCCCTGACCATCTTTTTTTATTATATTAATCATATTTTTTATAATTGGTACACCATTTATTTTTAAATCAATTCTATTTTCACCTTCTAATTCAGGGTTTGGAGGTAATGAAATAAGATTACCATCTAAATCATAAATATAAAAATAAAATTTATCAACATTTGTTCTTTTATTTAATTCATTCATAAATTTTTTCATGTCTAAATCAGTTTCTTTTTCTGCTCTAATTTCTCTTTCTCTTAAGCGAATAGCATAAATATCAGATAAAATTTCTGCTCTGCTTTTAACTAAAGTCTCATATTTATCATATTTTCTTTCTAGTAATTCTGCTTCAATTAAATTTTTATTTTCATTTAAAAGATCTTCAAATTGAAAAATAATAACTAATAATAATAAAATCATTGCCAAAATAAAGCTAATACCAATACCCAACAAGATTTTGTTCTGAATTGATAATTTTTTTAATATTTTCATTATTAGCTCCTATTAAAATTTTTTTGCTCAAACAATTTAATTTTAGTTATCAATTTTATTATATCAGAAAAAAGAATTTATATCCATTAGATCAAATTAGTCAATATTTATAAAAAAAACCCCTTCTTAATTGAAGAGGCTTTAAATTAATCTTTATCTTTTTTTGATTTTTCTTCATTTTTTTCTTTTATAACTTCAGACATAGTTTTTTTAAGTTTTTTCATAATATCTTGTTCATTATCTACTCCCATAACAATAATCTCTGGACTGCTGCCAAAAAAATGATTAAAAACTTCAAATAATAAAATTCCAACCAATAAAACTAACAAAGCTAATTCCACCCCATAATTTAAATAAATTAGGGAGAAACTTAAAGCTGTTAGGAAACCAAAAATATATGATAAATGATTTCTATGTTGACTAATATACATTGAAATAATATCTTTTAAAACAGCTAATTTCTTATAAATAACTATCACTGCTCCTTTTTATTTTAAGCTGTTTATATAATATCAGTCTTCATTTTAAATGTCAAAATCATGAATAAAATACTGCATACTTGTTTTTTTCAATTCTTCAGTTGAATATAAGATTTGATAATCTTTAATTTTATATTTTATAGCTAATTTGGAAATTTTAGTTTCTAAACTTAATTTATCTTGAGCATGCATCATTGCATAAAAATTATAAGGCCAATTTTGATATTTTTTTCTCTGATAACAATGACTAACTGAATCTAATTTTGATATTTCTTTACCATATTGACTAATATTTTCTTCTTTAAAATCGCAGACAAACATTCCATTTGCTCTATAGCCAGAATCACGATGGTGTAAAATAGCTGAAACTCTTTTTAAGATTTTTTTCTCTTTTAACTTTTTAAGTCTTTTTAAAAGTTCATCTTTTTCAATATTTAAATTTGCTGCTATTTCTTGATATGGGTTTAAAGTTAAAGGAATATCTTTTTCAAAAGCTTTTATTATTTGTTTATCTAATTTATCAACTAATTTCTTATTCATTTAAATCATCCTTTTTTCCTTCATCATTCATTTGAAAAAATACATTTAACTTAAAAAACTTTTCTTTTGGAAGTTTATAAAGTTCTTTAACTCCTCTTAATA includes these proteins:
- a CDS encoding heme NO-binding domain-containing protein; the encoded protein is MKGTVVATWLTTLKKTYGEEVVNKAKKKAGFKEDLIISPMTTIEDQKTKDLMKFVGREVGKKPGEIWHDMGIKNIETFSQWFPSYFSNRTLKNFLMLMDTVHQQLTEMLPGANPPGLRAKELNDHQIEMTYKSKRGMFDYFLGLLEGSSSFFKTPIEIEEVKRGKTSDGKEFLTIHISFEKAFRNKKNYLFSKIISLGIFKSISAKIGLSSFILSFILLSLPQFSAGLVLNFSSAFILSILLTITTKFLMAPARAIEAELTKIETLNLDDETRLATNDDFEKLFEKLRQIKAKLRKDILFLKGGTDDMHNFTEDFVDLASDMEEVSDGISNIVDEVAQGAQAQAQETEESAYIINDNVEQIEKLAEAGKNSRDNLENAVENIRSSTQAVVKVNKRIGGVKSAFANVNKLGQQLSEKIETIMGIVDTVEDIAEQTNLLSLNASIEAARSAENGRGFTVVAEEVRELAEESQTAVETIRKNLGEFTEHVETLSSSISEQYSNLEQSNEALANVTESSNNATSDIEAASNQVVEIVDSLNSETKKIRKVIENFNNLAAIAEENSASSEEMSANVNNYSEKIKEMTGYIEQMEDLTENFSKNLKDYNV
- a CDS encoding inositol monophosphatase family protein, whose product is MINLEEVAALVKKWAREIGDLQKEKLAKKNFKVKTKSTKTDLVTEIDLLSEKIIREKIKAKFPQHNILGEESHYTDNKSSYTWVIDPLDGTNNYANAYPIYAVSIALKKENKTLMGVIYLPELDEMYYAIRGKGAYKGDSKIYISQKSELETALIATGFPYDKNDSKINNLAPLNIILPQLRGIRRSGSAAFDLCSVASSRIDAFWEFKLKEWDYAAGLLIIKEAGGEVYQTEIEQSPLLIAGSKELVSKLRQKIEPIYINT
- a CDS encoding GNAT family N-acetyltransferase; protein product: MKLNIKEFAQLTTKELYQIIQARIEVFVIEQDCPYQDCDNKDQNSFHLFLVAQGEIAAYLRIIKPGFCYKEAAIGRVLVAKEYRREGLASKIMKAAIDFIDNNLKTKAIRLSAQEYILNFYQELGFEVVSDRYLEDEIPHFEMLYQL
- a CDS encoding EAL domain-containing protein, whose product is MKILKKLSIQNKILLGIGISFILAMILLLLVIIFQFEDLLNENKNLIEAELLERKYDKYETLVKSRAEILSDIYAIRLREREIRAEKETDLDMKKFMNELNKRTNVDKFYFYIYDLDGNLISLPPNPELEGENRIDLKINGVPIIKNMINIIKKDGQGRYKYPYYNPVNDKIETKYSYLKKIEGTDLLIGAGGYESSYSNIVDNLLAKITTTRNETIYLFLVSFLVITLIISSIIFYISQSINKNIKKIISGFKRVENGQLNFKLNLNSGDEFETVVLGFNQMLTKIKNLSYNDPLTGLPNLNFLENNLKDNLNNLKKEEKIYLFTLDIANLSLINSSYGYQKANEILKEMYQRLSKILDKRITIARKNDEFIFYFVTKKNKEQIKKYAKNILNKLSKPYEINGNLTYLKLKIGIGINKKEDNYLELIRKSRLAVYFIDQKDQIKFFNQNMKGELVSKFDLESKLRQALAKDEFELYYQPQLKSENNQVIGVEALIRWYHPEEGMISPGKFIPQAEENGMILKLGDWVLKEAISQLKNWQDKGYNNLIMAVNIAPQQFMQGDFVKKIKKLLFEYQIEAQSLELEITERTVIKDIEYTIEVLNDLQKLGVQISIDDFGTGYSSLEYLNRFALNKLKIDKSFVHQSSNLNIVKTIIMMGNNLNLNVVAEGVETKAELDFLIQNKCHYYQGYYFAKPQNAIDVEKYFRKI
- a CDS encoding Lrp/AsnC family transcriptional regulator, encoding MNKKLVDKLDKQIIKAFEKDIPLTLNPYQEIAANLNIEKDELLKRLKKLKEKKILKRVSAILHHRDSGYRANGMFVCDFKEENISQYGKEISKLDSVSHCYQRKKYQNWPYNFYAMMHAQDKLSLETKISKLAIKYKIKDYQILYSTEELKKTSMQYFIHDFDI